The segment ACTCTGTGATACCGGACACATCACAGATTCCGCTTGGCGGAGGAGACGCACCATGAACGACGTTCTGCTCGCGGTCGGCACACGCAAGGGCCTGTTCCTCGGACGCCGGGGCGGCCGGGGCAGCGGGGACTGGGAGCTCACCGGGCCGCACTTCCCGATGCAGGCGGTCTACTCGGTGGGCATCGACACCCGCCGCGCCGTGCCCCGGATCCTGGCGGGCGCCGACAGCTCGCACTGGGGCCCGTCGGTGTTCCGCTCCGACGACCTCGGGGCGAGCTGGCACGAGCCGGCCCGGCCCGCGGTGCGCTTCCCCGAGGACACCGGCACCTCACTGGAGCGCGTGTGGCAGCTCCAGCCCGCCGGGCCCGGCGCGCCCGAGGTGGTGTGGGCGGGCACCGAGCCGGGCGCGCTGTTCCGCTCCGACGACGGCGGGGAGACCTTCGCGTTCGTACGCAGCCTGTGGGAGCACCCGCAGCGCGAGCAGTGGGGCGCGGGCTTCGGCGGCCAGGCCGTGCACACCGTGGTCACCGACCCCCGGGACGCGGACGCGGTGACGGTGGCGGTGTCCTCGGGCGGGGTGTACCGGTCCAAGGACGGCGGCGCGAGCTGGGCCTGTTCCAACACCGGGCTCAAGGCTGAGTTCCTGCCCGACCAGTACCCGGAGTTCGGGCAGTGCGTGCACAAGATCGCGCCGGATCCGGTGGACCCCGACCGGCTGTACCTGCAGAACCACGGCGGGGTCTACCGCAGCGACGACGCGGGAGCGAGCTGGTCCGAGATCGGCAAGGGCCTGCCCGCCGACTTCGGCTTCGCCGTGACGACCCATCCCCGGCGCGGCGGTGTGGCCTATGTCTTCCCGGTCAGCGACGGCAGCGACCGCTATCCCCCGGGCTACCGCTGCCGGGTCTACCGCACCGAGGACGCGGGAGCCTCCTGGCAGCCGCTCAACACCGGCCTGCCGGACGGCGACCACTACGGCGTGGTGCTCCGCGACGCCCTGCGCACCGACGACGCCGACCCCGCCGGGGTGTACTTCGGCAACCGCAACGGGGAGGTCTACGCGAGCGCGGACGAGGGCGACAGCTGGCAGCTGGTGACCGAGCACCTGCCCGATGTGCTGTGCGTACGGGCGGCGGTGATCTGAGTACTCGTTGAGCCGCTAGAGTGACTGACCGTGGCAGCACGACCGTTGAACGAGATCGTAGAGGCGGGCTGGGCGAAGGCCCTTGAGCCCGTGGCGGAGCGGATCGCCGCGATGGGCGACTTCCTGCGGGCGGAGGTGGCCGCGGGGCGTACGTACCTCCCTTCGGGGGCCAACGTGCTGCGGGCCTTCCAGCAGCCGTTCGACGAGGTGCGGGTGCTCATCGTCGGCC is part of the Streptomyces sp. NBC_01262 genome and harbors:
- a CDS encoding WD40/YVTN/BNR-like repeat-containing protein, whose protein sequence is MNDVLLAVGTRKGLFLGRRGGRGSGDWELTGPHFPMQAVYSVGIDTRRAVPRILAGADSSHWGPSVFRSDDLGASWHEPARPAVRFPEDTGTSLERVWQLQPAGPGAPEVVWAGTEPGALFRSDDGGETFAFVRSLWEHPQREQWGAGFGGQAVHTVVTDPRDADAVTVAVSSGGVYRSKDGGASWACSNTGLKAEFLPDQYPEFGQCVHKIAPDPVDPDRLYLQNHGGVYRSDDAGASWSEIGKGLPADFGFAVTTHPRRGGVAYVFPVSDGSDRYPPGYRCRVYRTEDAGASWQPLNTGLPDGDHYGVVLRDALRTDDADPAGVYFGNRNGEVYASADEGDSWQLVTEHLPDVLCVRAAVI